A portion of the Echeneis naucrates chromosome 5, fEcheNa1.1, whole genome shotgun sequence genome contains these proteins:
- the LOC115043867 gene encoding SH3 and cysteine-rich domain-containing protein 3 — protein MANYDSLDDKDSVDIHDNPPLPDNVVREEDNTVYFVYDEEVEEEEKEEPPPPEPVKPVNDRPHKFKDHYCKKPKFCDVCARMIVLNNKFALRCKNCKTSIHHQCQSYVEFQRCFGKIPPGFRRAYSSPLYSSQQNATVSQLLPFSQSNRTDPVFETLRIGVIMANKERKKGSEDKKNMMMMMMEEDESQPKQEDEGGEGANTEGDKRGDKAPADDKSKKLQPGKIGVFSQSHYYLALYRFKAIEKDDLDMHAGDRITVIDDSNEEWWRGKIGERTGFIPANYIIRVRAGERVYKVTRSFVGNREMGQITLKKDQIVVKKAEEVNGYLKVSTGRKLGFFPSNLLQEI, from the exons ATGGCGAATTATGATTC GTTGGATGACAAGGACTCTGTGGATATTCATGACAACCCACCACTCCCTGATAATGtggtgagagaggaggacaaCACG GTATATTTTGTATACGATGAAGaagtagaggaggaggagaaagaagaaccTCCTCCACCCGAGCCAGTTAAACCAGTCAATGACAGACCTCACAAGTTCAAGGACCACTACTGCAAGAAACCTAAGTTTTGTGACGTCTGCGCACGCATGATCGTTT tAAACAACAAGTTTGCATTGCGGTGTAAGAATTGCAAAACCAGCATCCACCACCAGTGTCAGTCCTACGTGGAGTTCCAGAGGTGTTTTGGCAAAATT CCCCCAGGGTTCAGACGAGCGTACAGCTCTCCTCTGTACAGCAGTCAGCAGAACGCCACAGTCTCACAGCTGCTGCCTTTTT caCAGTCAAACCGCACTGACCCCGTGTTTGAGACGCTGCGGATCGGTGTGATCATGGCCAACAAGGAGCGTAAAAAAGGGTCAGAGGACAAGAAGAAT atgatgatgatgatgatggaggaagaTGAGTCCCAGCCCAAACAGGAGGACGAGGGGGGTGAAGGAG CAAACACAGAAGGAGACAAAAGGGGAGACAAAGCTCCTGCCGATGACAAG AGTAAAAAGCTTCAGCCGGGGAAGATCGGTGTGTTCAGTCAGTCTCACTACTATCTGGCTCTCTATCGCTTCAAGGCCATCGAGAAAGACGACCTGGACATGCA TGCTGGGGATCGCATCACCGTGATAGATGACTCCAATGAGGAGTGGTGGAGG GGGAAGATCGGAGAGAGAACAGGCTTCATACCCGCCAACTACATCATCCGAGTGCGAGCAGGAGAGAGAGTCTACAAGGTGACACGCTCCTTCGTTGGTAACAGAGAGATGGGCCAAATCACACTGAAGAAAGACcag